In a genomic window of Poecilia reticulata strain Guanapo linkage group LG22, Guppy_female_1.0+MT, whole genome shotgun sequence:
- the stx11a gene encoding syntaxin-11a: protein MKDRLCELQTFPSAPAEEESGPNEDEELLEQHAVIFQGEDVMDSIYKDAQMMRKEMLLLKLDVKRMGKQNTRFLTSVRRFSSIKRDANALGRDIKARGEAIYARLEKMGKLSKELEDEHGPTSAVARMVRSQYVSLTSAFHEAISEFNEAEMIQRENCKNRIQRQAEIMGKEVSREQIDEMIETGKCNIFVDNLLQEGRTTRSALNEIENRHKELLELESRIKDIHELFFQLAVLVGEQGSMLDNIEANVGATQDYVAKATVQIKKAVKYKKNNPCKKLFCCCFPCCK from the coding sequence ATGAAAGACCGACTGTGCGAGCTGCAGACCTTCCCCTCCGCCCCCGCAGAGGAGGAGAGTGGCCCCAATGAGGatgaggagctgctggagcagcACGCCGTCATCTTCCAAGGCGAGGACGTGATGGACAGCATCTACAAAGACGCCCAGATGATGAGGAAGGAGATGCTGCTCCTCAAGTTGGACGTGAAGCGCATGGGGAAGCAGAACACTCGCTTCCTCACGTCAGTGAGGAGGTTTAGCAGCATCAAGCGGGACGCCAATGCACTCGGTAGGGACATCAAGGCACGGGGGGAGGCCATCTACGCCCGGCTGGAGAAGATGGGGAAGCTGAGCAAGGAGCTGGAGGACGAGCATGGCCCCACGTCGGCCGTGGCTCGCATGGTGCGCTCGCAGTACGTGTCCCTGACCAGCGCCTTCCATGAAGCCATATCCGAGTTCAACGAGGCCGAAATGATCCAGAGGGAGAACTGCAAAAACCGCATCCAGAGGCAAGCGGAGATCATGGGCAAGGAGGTGAGCAGGGAGCAGATAGACGAGATGATCGAGACGGGGAAGTGCAACATCTTCGTGGATAATCTCCTCCAGGAGGGCAGGACTACTAGGTCGGCTCTGAACGAGATAGAGAACAGGCAcaaggagctgctggagctggagaGCCGCATCAAGGACATTCACGAACTCTTCTTTCAGCTGGCGGTGCTGGTGGGGGAGCAGGGTTCCATGCTGGACAACATAGAGGCCAATGTTGGCGCGACTCAGGACTACGTCGCCAAGGCTACGGTTCAGATCAAGAAGGCTGTGaagtacaagaaaaacaatccGTGCAAGAagcttttctgctgctgcttccctTGCTGTAAATGA
- the fbxo30a gene encoding F-box only protein 30a yields the protein MENLHPHCLKCINRRCMAKPEPGVSCDLVGCPLVCGAVFHSCKLDEHRLLCPYERLPCLNSGFGCPFTVKRIKMAQHLETCPASIVCCTMEWNRWPVSYADHKSYENLSKDFDKVEQLDMALALQDQRMLLESLKVTTNVSKNGEKGAGYGDEMASVLGSETAEMEEEPYNNLYRASGEATRSLAAALDILTNSNNIGKIIENINGDKNGVINNGENGESRHVVEGGRNVEMLESDSDSECELGAVGGVDCAVETDGDDDAANWSGERNFVELHFEEKDVVINEPIQNGDLVWPLIPQDYIPVVAPEPPAPQLVPLTPPFLVSDQVRRSFCRYRCWKQNLEVLSMFTYNVPQALINPYLFRVKMEDKAVDTSDLEVEEDPMGLHGIDLITAALLFCLGDSPGGRGISDSRFVDGYHIDFGTQTFSFPSAILATNTMVGDIASASACDHASPQLSNPSPFHTLRLELVLECVARYQTKQRSMFTFVCGQLFRRDEFSSHFKNVHGDIHAGLNGWMEQRCPLAYYGCTYSQRRFCPSVQGFRIIHDRHLGSFGVQPGLPLKTGDGHSRKPHHIDAQYDQFSSLPFEVLQHMASFLDSFSLCQLSRVSRTMRNVCASLLQMRGMVVLLWEKKRRDDGSPSWQITHKVWRFSTAFGTVNEWKFADIASMADHLKKCKFNTIARREEAIPLPCMCFTRELTKEGRCLRSVLKPVA from the exons ATGGAGAACCTGCATCCGCACTGCCTTAAATGCATCAACAGAAGGTGCATGGCCAAACCAGAGCCGGGTGTCTCCTGCGATCTGGTTGGCTGCCCTCTCGTCTGCGGGGCCGTTTTTCACTCCTGCAAGCTGGACGAACATCGTCTCCTGTGCCCCTACGAAAGACTGCCTTGCCTAAACAGCGGCTTCGGCTGCCCCTTCACCGTCAAGAGAATCAAAATGGCGCAGCATCTGGAGACGTGCCCTGCAAGCATAGTTTGTTGCACAATGGAGTGGAACCGGTGGCCTGTGAGCTACGCTGATCACAAGTCCTACGAAAACCTGAGCAAAGACTTTGACAAGGTGGAGCAGCTGGACATGGCTCTAGCTCTTCAGGATCAGAGGATGCTATTGGAGTCGCTGAAAGTTACAACCAACGTGTCGAAGAACGGAGAAAAGGGTGCAGGCTATGGGGATGAAATGGCGTCTGTGTTGGGCAGTGAAACGGCAGAAATGGAGGAAGAACCTTATAACAACTTGTACAGAGCTTCAGGGGAGGCGACCAGGAGCTTAGCTGCTGCGCTGGACATCCTCACCAATTCCAACAACATTGGGAAAATCATCGAAAATATAAATGGAGATAAGAATGGAGTGATCAATAATGGAGAAAATGGGGAAAGCAGGCATGTTGTTGAAGGCGGGAGGAACGTAGAAATGCTTGAGAGTGACAGTGATTCAGAGTGTGAGCTGGGGGCTGTGGGTGGAGTCGATTGCGCTGTGGAAACAGACGGAGATGACGATGCTGCTAACTGGTCTGGAGAAAGGAACTTTGTGGAATTgcattttgaggaaaaagaTGTCGTTATCAACGAACCAATTCAAAATGGTGACCTCGTCTGGCCTCTCATCCCTCAGGACTACATACCCGTCGTAGCACCGGAGCCACCCGCGCCCCAGCTGGTCCCGCTCACACCGCCATTCCTGGTGTCGGATCAAGTGAGAAGGAGCTTCTGCAGGTATCGGTGTTGGAAGCAGAACTTAGAAGTGCTCAGCATGTTTACATATAATGTCCCCCAGGCCCTGATCAACCCTTACTTGTTTCGAGTAAAAATGGAGGACAAAGCGGTGGACACATCTGACCTGGAGGTAGAGGAAGACCCGATGGGGCTCCATGGCATTGACCTCATCACTGCAGCGTTGCTGTTTTGCCTCGGGGATTCCCCGGGAGGACGGGGGATCTCCGACAGCAGGTTCGTCGACGGCTACCACATTGACTTTGGCACTCAGACATTCTCCTTCCCTTCCGCCATCCTCGCCACGAACACCATGGTGGGCGACATCGCCTCGGCCTCGGCCTGCGACCATGCCAGTCCGCAGCTTTCCAACCCCAGCCCCTTCCACACGCTGCGGCTGGAACTGGTGCTCGAATGTGTCGCGCGGTACCAAACCAAACAGCGCTCCATGTTCACGTTCGTGTGCGGGCAGCTCTTCCGACGCGACGAGTTTTCGTCTCACTTCAAGAACGTCCACGGGGACATCCACGCCGGACTCAACGGCTGGATGGAGCAGCGTTGCCCCTTGGCGTACTACGGTTGCACTTACTCCCAGAGGCGCTTCTGTCCGTCCGTGCAGGGCTTTCGGATCATCCATGACAGACACTTGGGTTCCTTTGGGGTGCAGCCCGGATTGCCTTTGAAAACTGGAGACGGCCACTCAAGAAAGCCCCACCACATCGACGCTCAGTACGATCAGTTTAGCAGTCTTCCTTTTGAGGTACTGCAGCACATGGCGAGCTTTCTCGACAGTTTCAGTCTGTGCCAGCTGTCCAGAGTGTCTCGCACCATGAGGAACGTGTGTGCCAGTCTGCTTCAGATGCGTGGCATGGTCGTCCTGCTGTGGGAGAAGAAGCGGCGTGACGACGGGTCTCCTTCATGGCAAATAACGCACAAG GTGTGGCGCTTCAGCACGGCCTTCGGCACGGTGAACGAGTGGAAGTTCGCCGACATCGCCAGCATGGCCGACCACCTGAAAAAGTGCAAGTTCAACACGATCGCCCGCCGGGAGGAAGCCATCCCTCTGCCGTGCATGTGCTTCACCAGGGAGCTCACGAAAGAGGGGAGATGTTTGCGATCGGTTCTGAAACCAGTAGCATGA